A genomic stretch from Hymenobacter psoromatis includes:
- a CDS encoding histidine kinase, producing MNKFLVLFFSFGYLALLFGVAYAAERRSAARKSLVANPYVYALSMAVYCTAWAYYGSVGRAAHQGLSFVGIYLGPALLAPAWWLVLRKIIRVCRQQRLTSIADFISARYGKSAALGALATAGCVLGVVPYIALQIKAIASSYVVLTGAGSSQASGPALFTAGTLAVFTILFGVRSVEATERHEGMVLAVALESLVKLLAFLLVGLFVTYGLFGGFADLFDQAAAAPALRQLFTLRGAGTGSAEWLTLLVLSMSAVLLLPRQFQVAVVENTNEDHLRKAMWLFPLYLLIINVFVLPIAFGGMLKLGGRGLDADTFVLALPLAAGRPWLALLTYVGGLSAASSMIIVETIALSVMLSNHLLMPWLVRVPAARPAVQERWFAYLRRVALQSRRLAVVAVLALAYGYYAVVGRQLPLVNTGLVSFAAVAQFMPVVLGGLYWKGGTRRGATLGLLVGFGIWFFTLVLPTLVGPGRLPASLLTEGVGGISWLRPGALFGLEGLDYLSHGLFWSWFFNIGGYVGLSLAVPPTPLELRQADVFVDVFQRRSLDEEVSGWPGRAPLPDVRALLLGFLGKKRTNQALRAFAERFPDALPPTPLSPAQAPETRNQEPETSSQEPETWHPEPADPRLLLYAEKLLAGTLGPASARLLLASVAGVEEVSYGQVVGILKESQQLLEANRQLHKQSRQLQRLTDELRQAYDQLQVLAMQKDEFLYTVTHELRTPLTSIRALAEILADNPNLEEEEQQRFHLTIGREAERLTRLITLVLDLEKYESGQATLSRAPLALADVAREAAEAVEQLARARGITLRLDVPAALPPLPADHDRLMQVLINLLSNAVKACPDDGTGRITLRAWSVANALIMCVEDNGHGIARPEQHLIFDKFFQAPNQTMRKPAGTGLGLAISRNIVELHRGRLWVESAPGQGARFFVELPLAVPTPARAPEPLAAAAKP from the coding sequence TTGAATAAGTTTCTGGTCTTATTCTTTTCCTTCGGCTACCTGGCCCTGCTCTTCGGCGTAGCCTACGCGGCCGAGCGGCGGTCGGCGGCGCGCAAGAGTCTGGTAGCCAACCCGTATGTGTACGCCCTGAGCATGGCCGTGTACTGCACGGCCTGGGCCTACTACGGCTCGGTGGGGCGGGCGGCGCACCAGGGGCTCAGCTTCGTGGGCATTTACCTGGGGCCGGCGCTGCTGGCCCCGGCCTGGTGGCTGGTGCTGCGCAAAATCATCCGGGTGTGCCGGCAGCAGCGGCTCACCTCCATCGCCGATTTTATTTCGGCCCGCTACGGCAAGAGCGCGGCGCTGGGCGCGCTGGCCACGGCGGGGTGCGTGCTGGGCGTGGTGCCCTACATCGCCCTGCAAATCAAGGCCATCGCCAGCTCCTACGTGGTGCTGACCGGCGCGGGGAGCAGCCAGGCCAGCGGGCCGGCGCTGTTCACGGCAGGCACGCTGGCGGTGTTCACCATCCTGTTTGGGGTGCGCTCGGTGGAGGCCACCGAGCGCCACGAGGGCATGGTGCTGGCCGTGGCCCTGGAAAGCCTGGTGAAGCTGCTGGCCTTTTTGCTGGTGGGCCTGTTCGTGACCTACGGCCTGTTCGGCGGCTTCGCCGACCTCTTCGACCAGGCGGCGGCCGCGCCGGCGTTGCGGCAGCTTTTCACCCTGCGCGGCGCGGGCACGGGCAGCGCCGAGTGGCTCACGCTGCTCGTGCTCAGCATGTCGGCGGTGCTGCTGCTGCCGCGCCAGTTTCAGGTGGCCGTGGTGGAGAACACCAATGAGGACCACTTGCGCAAAGCCATGTGGCTGTTTCCGCTTTATTTACTCATTATCAATGTGTTCGTGCTACCCATCGCCTTCGGCGGAATGCTGAAGCTGGGCGGGCGCGGCCTCGATGCCGACACCTTCGTGCTGGCGCTGCCCCTGGCGGCGGGCCGCCCGTGGCTGGCGCTGCTCACCTACGTGGGGGGCCTGTCGGCGGCCAGCAGCATGATTATCGTCGAAACCATTGCCCTGAGCGTGATGCTCAGCAACCACCTGCTCATGCCCTGGCTGGTGCGGGTGCCGGCCGCCCGGCCCGCGGTGCAGGAGCGCTGGTTTGCCTACCTGCGCCGCGTGGCCCTGCAAAGCCGGCGGCTGGCCGTGGTGGCGGTGCTGGCCCTGGCCTACGGCTACTACGCCGTGGTGGGCCGGCAGCTGCCGCTGGTCAACACCGGCCTGGTGTCGTTCGCGGCGGTGGCGCAGTTTATGCCCGTGGTGCTGGGCGGCCTCTACTGGAAGGGCGGCACCCGGCGCGGGGCCACGCTGGGGCTGCTGGTGGGCTTCGGCATCTGGTTTTTTACGCTGGTGCTGCCCACGCTGGTGGGGCCGGGCCGCCTGCCGGCTTCGCTGCTCACCGAGGGGGTAGGGGGAATAAGCTGGCTGCGGCCGGGCGCGCTCTTTGGCCTCGAAGGGCTCGATTATCTCTCGCACGGCTTGTTCTGGAGCTGGTTTTTTAATATTGGGGGCTACGTGGGGCTGTCGTTGGCCGTGCCGCCTACCCCCCTCGAATTGCGCCAGGCCGACGTGTTCGTGGACGTGTTTCAGCGCCGCAGCCTGGACGAGGAAGTGAGCGGCTGGCCCGGCCGCGCCCCGCTGCCCGACGTGCGCGCCCTGCTGCTGGGCTTCCTGGGAAAAAAGCGCACCAACCAAGCCCTGCGCGCCTTTGCCGAGCGCTTCCCCGATGCCTTGCCGCCTACCCCCCTTTCGCCCGCGCAAGCGCCCGAAACCCGAAATCAGGAACCCGAAACCAGCAGCCAGGAACCCGAAACCTGGCACCCCGAACCCGCCGACCCGCGCCTGCTGCTCTACGCCGAAAAGCTACTGGCCGGCACCCTCGGCCCGGCTTCGGCGCGCCTGCTGCTGGCTTCGGTGGCGGGGGTAGAGGAGGTGAGCTACGGCCAGGTGGTGGGCATTCTGAAAGAAAGCCAGCAACTGCTCGAAGCCAACCGCCAGCTGCACAAGCAAAGCCGCCAACTCCAGCGCCTCACCGACGAGCTGCGCCAGGCTTACGACCAGCTGCAAGTTCTTGCTATGCAGAAGGATGAGTTTCTGTACACCGTGACGCATGAGCTGCGCACGCCGCTCACCAGCATCCGGGCGCTGGCCGAAATCCTGGCCGATAACCCCAATTTAGAAGAAGAAGAGCAACAGCGCTTCCACCTCACCATCGGCCGTGAAGCCGAGCGCCTGACCCGCCTCATTACACTGGTGCTGGACCTCGAAAAGTACGAAAGCGGCCAGGCCACCCTGAGCCGCGCCCCGCTGGCGCTGGCCGACGTGGCCCGCGAGGCCGCCGAGGCCGTGGAGCAGCTGGCCCGCGCGCGCGGCATCACGCTGCGCCTCGACGTGCCGGCCGCCCTACCCCCCCTGCCCGCCGACCACGACCGCCTCATGCAGGTGCTCATCAACCTGCTCTCGAACGCCGTGAAAGCCTGCCCGGACGATGGCACCGGCCGCATCACTCTGCGGGCCTGGTCCGTTGCCAACGCTTTGATAATGTGCGTGGAAGACAATGGCCACGGCATCGCGCGGCCTGAGCAGCACCTTATTTTCGACAAGTTTTTTCAGGCACCCAACCAGACCATGCGCAAGCCCGCCGGCACGGGCCTGGGCCTGGCCATTAGCCGCAACATCGTGGAGCTGCACCGCGGCCGCCTCTGGGTGGAGAGCGCCCCCGGCCAGGGTGCCCGTTTTTTCGTGGAGCTGCCGCTCGCGGTCCCTACCCCCGCCCGCGCACCAGAACCCTTGGCTGCTGCGGCCAAGCCATAA
- a CDS encoding transcriptional regulator — protein MKTPHILLVDDEPNIVMSLEFLMRKNGYQVGIARNGTEALAAILATPYDLVLLDVMMPDVDGYQVCRQLRQRPDRAATKVILLSAKSQPADVQKGYDAGADMYVPKPFSTRQLMQKVRELLGR, from the coding sequence ATGAAAACGCCGCATATCTTACTGGTTGATGATGAGCCAAATATTGTCATGTCCCTGGAGTTTTTGATGCGCAAGAATGGCTACCAGGTCGGCATTGCGCGCAACGGCACGGAGGCCCTGGCCGCCATCCTCGCCACGCCCTACGACCTGGTGCTGCTCGACGTGATGATGCCCGACGTGGACGGCTACCAGGTGTGCCGCCAACTGCGCCAGCGCCCCGACCGCGCGGCCACCAAAGTCATCCTCCTTTCGGCTAAAAGCCAGCCCGCCGACGTACAGAAAGGCTACGATGCCGGTGCCGATATGTACGTGCCCAAGCCCTTCAGCACCCGCCAGCTCATGCAAAAAGTGCGCGAGCTGCTGGGGCGGTAG
- a CDS encoding acetyl-coenzyme A synthetase (Acs; catalyzes the conversion of acetate and CoA to acetyl-CoA), which translates to MSAIRTRTLEEYHADYQHSIEDPDAFWAAAAEPFTWRKKWDTVRGGEFSPAGTSTWYAGATLNLTENCLDRHLEQRANKLAIIFEPNDPKTRHLRLTYRELHTRVCQFANVLKKNDVRKGDRVVLYMPMIPELAVAVLACARIGAVHGVIFAGFSASAIADRVNDAQATCILTADGLNRGAKQIPVKSVVDEALESCSSVQRVIVVEHTGWPVQMWEGRDVWFHEEVQDVARDCPAETMAAEDPLFILYTSGSTGKPKGVVHTQAGYMVWADYTFRNVFQIEENDVFWCTADIGWVTGHTYGLYGPLLAGGTTLLFEGVPTYPSPGRFWEVIDKHHVTIFYTAPTAIRSLMAHSVDHVLAYSLSSLRILGSVGEPINEEAWHWYDQHVGKGRCPIVDTWWQTETGGIMLSALAGITPSVPARAGLPLPGVQPVLLNQDGTEIDGNDQEGYLAIKASWPGIIRTTWGDHERARQTYFQPYPGYYFTGDGARRDAQGLYRIIGRVDDVINVSGHRFGTAEIENAINQSDYVVESAVVGYPHDVKGQGIYAYVICRHGLPTTDLEIQKAEASIIEAVVAAIGRIAKPDKIQLVSGLPKTRSGKIMRRILRKVAEGETTNLGDTTTLLDPLVVDEILAGKK; encoded by the coding sequence ATGTCCGCCATTCGCACCCGCACGCTCGAAGAATACCACGCTGACTACCAGCATAGCATAGAAGACCCCGATGCCTTCTGGGCCGCCGCGGCCGAGCCGTTTACCTGGCGCAAAAAGTGGGATACTGTGCGCGGCGGCGAGTTTTCGCCGGCCGGCACCAGCACCTGGTACGCGGGCGCTACCCTCAACCTCACCGAAAACTGCCTGGACCGCCACCTGGAGCAGCGCGCCAACAAGCTGGCCATCATCTTTGAGCCTAACGACCCCAAAACCCGCCACCTGCGCCTCACCTACCGCGAGCTGCACACGCGGGTGTGCCAGTTCGCTAACGTGCTGAAAAAGAACGACGTGCGGAAGGGCGACCGCGTGGTGCTCTACATGCCCATGATACCCGAGCTGGCGGTGGCCGTGCTGGCCTGCGCCCGCATTGGGGCGGTGCACGGAGTCATCTTCGCCGGCTTCTCGGCCTCGGCCATCGCCGACCGCGTGAACGACGCCCAGGCCACCTGCATCCTCACGGCCGACGGCCTGAACCGCGGGGCCAAGCAGATTCCGGTGAAAAGCGTGGTGGACGAGGCCCTGGAAAGCTGCTCCTCCGTGCAGCGCGTCATTGTGGTGGAGCACACCGGCTGGCCCGTGCAAATGTGGGAGGGTAGGGACGTGTGGTTTCACGAGGAGGTGCAAGACGTGGCCAGGGACTGCCCTGCCGAAACAATGGCGGCCGAAGACCCGCTGTTCATCCTCTACACCAGCGGCAGCACCGGCAAGCCCAAGGGCGTGGTGCACACCCAGGCCGGCTACATGGTGTGGGCCGATTACACGTTCCGCAACGTGTTTCAAATCGAGGAAAACGACGTGTTCTGGTGCACCGCCGACATTGGCTGGGTCACGGGCCACACCTACGGCCTCTACGGCCCGCTGCTGGCCGGCGGCACCACGCTCTTGTTTGAGGGCGTGCCGACCTACCCCTCGCCGGGCCGGTTTTGGGAGGTCATTGACAAGCACCACGTCACCATTTTTTACACCGCGCCCACCGCCATCCGCTCGCTTATGGCTCACTCCGTGGACCACGTATTGGCCTACTCGCTCAGCAGTTTGCGCATCCTGGGCTCAGTGGGCGAGCCTATTAATGAAGAAGCCTGGCACTGGTATGACCAGCACGTGGGCAAGGGCCGCTGCCCCATCGTGGATACCTGGTGGCAGACCGAAACCGGCGGCATTATGCTGTCGGCCCTGGCCGGCATCACGCCCAGCGTGCCCGCCCGCGCCGGCCTGCCCCTGCCCGGCGTGCAGCCCGTGCTGCTGAACCAGGACGGCACCGAAATCGACGGCAACGACCAAGAGGGTTATTTGGCGATAAAAGCCAGCTGGCCAGGCATTATCCGCACCACTTGGGGCGACCACGAGCGCGCCCGCCAGACGTATTTCCAGCCCTACCCCGGCTACTACTTCACCGGCGACGGCGCGCGGCGCGACGCGCAGGGCCTCTACCGCATCATCGGCCGGGTCGATGACGTGATAAACGTGAGCGGCCACCGCTTCGGCACTGCCGAAATCGAGAACGCCATCAACCAGAGCGACTACGTGGTGGAAAGCGCCGTGGTGGGCTACCCCCACGACGTGAAGGGCCAGGGCATCTACGCCTACGTTATCTGTCGCCACGGCCTGCCCACCACCGACCTGGAAATTCAAAAGGCCGAGGCCAGCATCATCGAAGCCGTGGTGGCCGCCATCGGCCGCATTGCCAAGCCCGATAAAATACAGCTGGTCAGCGGCTTGCCTAAGACCCGCTCCGGTAAAATTATGCGCCGGATATTGCGCAAAGTCGCCGAAGGCGAAACCACTAACCTGGGCGACACCACCACGCTGCTCGACCCACTGGTTGTGGACGAGATTTTGGCGGGTAAAAAGTAG
- a CDS encoding cytochrome C — protein MAQLDEAQLGPPPPGSYHRPATPAPDTARLPHTAAGRAIRYGRALVARTAAYLGPQGTVAHLTNGMNCQNCHLQAGTQGFANNYLAVAATYPKRRARSGAVEGIGKRVNDCLARSLNGRVLPDSSRELRAIVAYMTWLGQGIPKGRKVYGTGLVKLPYLDRAADPVIGKAVFASKCQRCHGPAGQGQPLASGGYQYPPLWGPHSYNDGAGLFRVGSLARYVKAAMPLGATFDQPQLTNEQAWDVAAFINSQPRPHLPTPLDWPDVSRKPVDHPFGPYTDAFSERQHKFGPWLPIVAAHPQLASAN, from the coding sequence GTGGCCCAGCTAGATGAAGCCCAGCTGGGCCCGCCGCCGCCCGGCAGCTACCACCGGCCGGCCACCCCGGCCCCCGATACGGCCCGGCTGCCGCACACCGCGGCCGGCCGCGCCATCCGCTACGGGCGGGCGCTGGTGGCCCGCACGGCGGCGTATCTGGGGCCGCAGGGCACGGTGGCGCACCTCACCAACGGCATGAACTGCCAGAACTGCCACCTGCAGGCCGGCACCCAGGGCTTCGCCAACAACTACCTGGCCGTGGCCGCCACCTACCCCAAGCGGCGGGCGCGCTCGGGTGCCGTAGAAGGCATCGGGAAGCGCGTGAACGACTGCCTGGCGCGCAGCCTCAACGGCCGGGTGCTGCCCGATAGCAGCCGCGAGCTGCGCGCCATCGTGGCCTATATGACGTGGCTGGGGCAGGGAATTCCGAAGGGTAGAAAGGTATATGGCACGGGCCTCGTGAAACTGCCTTACCTGGACCGGGCCGCCGACCCGGTGATTGGCAAGGCCGTGTTTGCCAGCAAGTGCCAGCGCTGCCACGGGCCCGCCGGCCAGGGCCAGCCGCTGGCCAGCGGCGGCTACCAGTATCCGCCGCTGTGGGGCCCGCACAGCTACAACGACGGCGCGGGCTTGTTTCGCGTGGGCAGCCTGGCGCGCTACGTGAAAGCGGCCATGCCTTTGGGCGCAACTTTCGACCAGCCTCAACTCACCAACGAGCAGGCCTGGGACGTGGCGGCCTTCATCAACTCGCAGCCCCGCCCCCACCTGCCTACCCCCCTCGATTGGCCCGATGTCAGCCGCAAGCCGGTGGACCACCCGTTTGGGCCTTACACTGACGCCTTTTCGGAGCGGCAGCACAAGTTTGGGCCGTGGCTGCCCATCGTGGCCGCCCACCCGCAGCTGGCCAGCGCCAACTAG
- a CDS encoding transporter — MKNVKYLVLGTLFGVILTKSEVISWFRIQEMFRFQSFHMYGIIGSAIVVGLISIQLIKRAHIKTIKGEPIVIADKKYTHGTWLGGIIFGLGWAITGACPGPLFAQLGSGVGGAAVMLVAALAGTWTYSALRDKLPL; from the coding sequence ATGAAAAACGTTAAGTATCTGGTGCTGGGCACGTTGTTCGGCGTCATCCTAACCAAGAGCGAGGTTATCAGCTGGTTTCGGATTCAGGAGATGTTCCGCTTCCAGAGCTTTCATATGTACGGCATCATTGGCTCGGCCATTGTGGTGGGCTTGATTTCGATTCAGCTAATCAAGCGTGCTCATATCAAAACCATTAAGGGGGAGCCCATCGTTATCGCCGATAAAAAGTACACCCACGGCACCTGGCTGGGCGGCATTATTTTCGGGCTGGGCTGGGCCATCACGGGGGCCTGCCCCGGCCCCTTGTTCGCGCAGCTCGGCAGCGGCGTGGGCGGGGCGGCAGTGATGCTTGTGGCCGCGCTGGCCGGCACCTGGACCTACAGCGCCCTGCGCGACAAGCTGCCCCTGTAA
- a CDS encoding permease — protein sequence MLHYLGYFAAIFIGLSLGIMGGGGSILTVPVLVYLMGVNPVLSTAYSLFVVGSTSVVGASGYFRKGLVSLKTAVVFLIPSLLAVFLVRKVLLPAIPHELFTVGGLVFTKDLLVLVAFAVLMVGAATSMIRTQPAAQVPEAERLSNQAFNYPLILGIGLVVGMLTGFVGAGGGFLIIPALVLGARLPMKLAVGTSLTIIALNSLIGFTGDLSAGTPIAWSFLLGFLAFALVGIVLGTYLARFIPGARLKPAFGWFTLAMGTFILTKELLFHHG from the coding sequence ATGCTCCATTATCTTGGCTATTTCGCAGCTATTTTCATCGGCCTTTCGCTGGGTATTATGGGTGGAGGCGGGTCCATTCTAACCGTGCCGGTGCTGGTGTACCTAATGGGCGTGAACCCGGTGCTGAGCACGGCCTATTCACTGTTTGTGGTGGGCTCGACTTCGGTGGTGGGGGCTTCGGGCTACTTCCGCAAGGGGCTGGTGTCGCTGAAAACGGCCGTGGTCTTTCTGATTCCTTCGCTGCTGGCCGTGTTTCTGGTGCGCAAGGTGCTGCTGCCGGCCATTCCGCACGAGCTGTTCACGGTGGGCGGCCTCGTTTTTACCAAAGACCTGCTGGTGCTGGTGGCCTTCGCCGTGCTGATGGTGGGGGCGGCCACCTCCATGATTCGCACCCAGCCGGCCGCCCAGGTGCCGGAGGCGGAGCGGCTCTCCAACCAGGCCTTCAACTACCCGCTCATCCTGGGCATTGGGCTGGTGGTGGGTATGCTCACGGGCTTCGTGGGCGCGGGGGGCGGCTTTCTCATCATTCCGGCGCTGGTGCTGGGCGCGCGGCTACCCATGAAGCTGGCGGTGGGCACCTCCCTGACCATCATCGCCCTGAACTCGCTCATCGGCTTCACCGGCGACCTGAGCGCGGGCACGCCCATCGCGTGGTCGTTTTTGCTGGGCTTCCTGGCCTTCGCGCTGGTCGGCATCGTGCTGGGCACTTACCTGGCGCGTTTCATTCCGGGGGCCAGGCTCAAGCCCGCGTTTGGCTGGTTTACGCTGGCTATGGGCACGTTTATTCTTACGAAGGAGCTGCTGTTTCATCACGGCTAA
- a CDS encoding transcriptional regulator — MEKVAFLLKTTAHPTRIAIVQLLAAQESLSVTEISGRLNVEQSLLSHHLAVMKLKGILSSTREGKNSYYSLKMREIIEVIQCLAGCTFL, encoded by the coding sequence ATGGAGAAGGTGGCTTTTCTGCTCAAGACCACGGCCCATCCTACGCGCATCGCCATCGTGCAGCTGCTGGCTGCCCAGGAAAGCCTGTCGGTGACGGAAATCAGCGGGCGGCTGAACGTGGAGCAGAGCCTGCTCTCGCACCACCTCGCGGTCATGAAGCTCAAGGGCATTCTCAGTAGCACGCGGGAAGGCAAAAACAGCTATTATTCGCTGAAAATGCGGGAAATTATTGAGGTGATTCAGTGCCTGGCCGGATGCACTTTTCTGTAA